A region from the Tahibacter amnicola genome encodes:
- a CDS encoding PA0069 family radical SAM protein has product MPDPTVPPIRIKGRGSSSRPEGRFETTRREAEDDGWYRDGEPASPPATVVTEERARHVITRNQSPDVPFTASLNAYRGCEHGCAYCYARPSHAYLNLSPGLDFETRLFAKTNAADVLRVELARKNYRCTPINLGANTDPYQPIERRYRITRAVLEVLLAHRHPCTIITKNALVERDIDLLAPMAAQRLVHVFISVTSLDNRLSSRLEPRASAPHRRLGAIATLNAAGVPCSVLVAPIIPALTDHDIEGILERAAQAGAPTAGYTLLRLPYELKQLFEEWLATHQPDRAAHVLGILRQIRGGELNEPRFGFRMRGEGTFAELIRQRFYLACRRYGIGARAVGDLDTTAFSPPRPPSAQGELF; this is encoded by the coding sequence ATGCCTGATCCCACCGTGCCACCGATCCGCATCAAGGGCCGTGGCAGCAGCAGTCGTCCCGAGGGGCGCTTCGAAACCACCCGGCGCGAGGCGGAAGACGACGGCTGGTACCGCGACGGCGAACCCGCGTCGCCGCCGGCCACCGTAGTGACCGAGGAACGCGCGCGCCACGTGATCACGCGGAACCAGTCGCCGGACGTCCCGTTCACCGCCTCGCTCAACGCCTACCGCGGCTGCGAGCACGGGTGCGCCTACTGCTACGCGCGGCCGTCCCACGCCTACCTCAACCTGTCGCCGGGGCTGGATTTCGAAACCCGCCTGTTCGCCAAGACCAATGCCGCCGACGTGCTGCGCGTGGAGCTGGCCAGGAAGAATTACCGCTGCACGCCGATCAACCTGGGGGCCAACACCGATCCCTACCAGCCGATCGAGCGACGCTACCGCATCACGCGTGCAGTGCTCGAGGTGCTGCTGGCGCATCGCCATCCCTGCACCATCATCACCAAGAACGCGCTGGTCGAGCGCGATATCGACCTGCTCGCGCCGATGGCTGCGCAACGCCTGGTACATGTGTTCATTTCCGTCACCTCGCTCGACAATCGCCTGTCGAGCCGGCTGGAGCCGCGCGCCAGCGCGCCGCACAGGCGGCTGGGGGCAATCGCCACACTCAACGCCGCGGGCGTTCCCTGCAGTGTCCTGGTAGCGCCGATCATTCCGGCGCTGACCGATCACGACATCGAGGGCATCCTCGAGCGGGCCGCGCAGGCCGGTGCGCCAACGGCCGGCTACACGCTGCTTCGCCTTCCCTATGAGCTCAAGCAGCTCTTCGAGGAATGGCTGGCGACGCACCAGCCGGACCGGGCGGCACACGTGCTGGGTATCCTCCGCCAGATCCGCGGCGGTGAGCTCAACGAGCCGCGTTTTGGATTCCGCATGCGCGGCGAAGGCACGTTTGCGGAACTGATCCGCCAGCGGTTCTACCTGGCGTGCCGGCGCTACGGAATCGGCGCGCGCGCCGTCGGTGATCTGGACACCACCGCCTTCTCACCGCCGCGGCCGCCATCGGCACAGGGGGAGCTCTTCTGA